One genomic window of Nitrososphaera sp. includes the following:
- a CDS encoding tetratricopeptide repeat protein — MVLGWLRGKGAKPSKEPVVRKVDRKTASDEWVKHGEDLANSNRPEEAIQAFDKAIEILPQNAYAWGDKALMLDKLGRTDEALIAFARSTEIDSSSAITWNNKGLTLLKAGKFAQAVESFDKAIECNGKYAKAWYNKGRALTMLNKVSDAQRCFDVARKMDPLLFAKLKKMH; from the coding sequence ATGGTTCTAGGATGGCTCCGCGGCAAAGGCGCCAAGCCGTCGAAAGAACCGGTTGTTCGGAAGGTGGATAGGAAAACTGCGTCTGACGAGTGGGTAAAACATGGCGAGGATCTGGCTAACTCAAATAGGCCTGAGGAAGCTATCCAGGCTTTTGACAAGGCCATAGAAATTCTTCCGCAGAACGCGTATGCATGGGGCGACAAGGCGCTCATGCTCGATAAACTCGGCCGCACTGACGAGGCGTTGATCGCGTTTGCAAGGTCAACAGAGATCGATTCAAGCAGCGCTATTACGTGGAATAACAAGGGTTTGACGCTTTTGAAAGCCGGCAAGTTTGCTCAAGCGGTTGAATCCTTTGACAAGGCAATCGAGTGCAATGGAAAGTATGCAAAAGCATGGTACAACAAGGGAAGGGCACTTACAATGTTAAACAAAGTCAGCGATGCGCAGCGATGCTTTGATGTTGCTCGAAAAATGGATCCGTTGCTGTTTGCAAAATTGAAAAAGATGCACTAG
- a CDS encoding sodium:solute symporter family protein, translated as MADVPIIYPITVMAFVAATAAIGVLAVKFVKKSSKRYIVAGKSLPLFFIGTMLVSEAVDGNASLGNVSLTFSGGFWAGAVVPLGLAICLVLTGAFFGKRFNRMNMITLADFYFRRYGNLTEVMAGTLMSISFIVLVAGNLAASGYIISVVMSIPLIFAMLIATAVVLLYTYFGGLFSCAYTDIFHIYLAVVGFWGGFLFLISPWSPIQGGLETIVSNVPANFMDLSGLYDAGNGALVNWASIISLGLGDIVALDFMERIFAADGGRTAQKSSYFAAGLTLLILIPTTMIGIIGHTLEPNIQDAFTLYPIMAINHMPSILGILMLVSTVSCGMSTANGGTLAIASVLSRNMLQRNIITRFLHRPKLSDRQLLIATRLLVIPMFFTAFALGYLIPRPGIYLILAFDIVLAGCLVPLVLGTFWKKSTASGAVASIAVGSTLRMILYFLISTAPSDSPYYAYGGLDTMIPPIVSLAVFVGVSLATQKKTPPRHDVIYLIPNDDDVVSGADVDQWVNPIDVRQIAGAKRT; from the coding sequence ATGGCTGACGTGCCTATTATTTACCCAATTACCGTCATGGCGTTCGTGGCCGCTACCGCGGCCATTGGCGTTCTTGCGGTCAAATTTGTCAAGAAAAGCAGCAAGCGATACATAGTTGCTGGCAAGAGCCTTCCACTGTTCTTCATCGGAACTATGTTAGTTTCAGAGGCTGTCGACGGTAACGCCTCTCTTGGCAACGTCTCGCTTACATTTTCAGGTGGGTTTTGGGCAGGCGCGGTAGTCCCATTAGGACTAGCCATCTGCTTGGTGCTTACCGGAGCCTTCTTTGGCAAACGATTTAATCGAATGAACATGATCACTTTAGCGGACTTTTATTTCCGCCGGTATGGCAACCTCACAGAGGTTATGGCTGGAACTCTGATGTCGATAAGCTTCATTGTTCTTGTAGCGGGGAACCTTGCTGCAAGCGGCTACATCATTTCGGTTGTAATGAGTATTCCGCTAATCTTTGCCATGCTAATTGCAACTGCTGTCGTTCTTCTCTACACATATTTCGGCGGTCTGTTCTCTTGCGCATATACCGACATATTCCACATCTACCTAGCGGTTGTTGGATTCTGGGGAGGCTTCTTGTTCCTGATAAGCCCGTGGTCGCCAATACAAGGAGGGCTTGAAACTATTGTCTCAAATGTTCCCGCCAACTTTATGGACCTGTCTGGCCTCTACGATGCTGGAAACGGCGCACTTGTGAACTGGGCATCTATAATATCGCTTGGACTTGGAGACATTGTCGCCTTAGACTTTATGGAAAGGATTTTCGCAGCAGATGGTGGCAGAACTGCGCAGAAAAGCAGCTATTTTGCCGCCGGCTTGACGTTGCTCATATTGATTCCTACAACAATGATCGGGATAATTGGACATACACTTGAACCAAACATCCAAGATGCATTTACACTCTATCCGATAATGGCCATAAACCATATGCCATCAATCCTTGGAATATTGATGCTGGTAAGTACAGTTAGCTGTGGCATGTCAACTGCTAACGGGGGCACACTAGCGATAGCTAGCGTACTGTCAAGAAACATGCTACAGCGAAATATCATAACTCGCTTCCTTCACAGACCAAAGTTGAGCGATCGCCAACTACTGATCGCCACGAGGCTCTTGGTAATACCAATGTTCTTTACAGCTTTTGCTCTTGGTTACCTGATTCCCAGGCCTGGGATTTATCTAATCTTGGCATTTGATATTGTCCTTGCGGGCTGCCTTGTACCGCTAGTTCTTGGAACATTCTGGAAAAAGTCCACTGCATCAGGCGCCGTTGCATCTATCGCAGTTGGTTCAACTCTTCGAATGATCCTGTACTTCTTGATAAGCACTGCACCATCTGACAGTCCATACTATGCATACGGCGGCCTCGACACAATGATTCCGCCAATTGTCTCGCTGGCTGTCTTTGTCGGAGTGAGTCTTGCAACGCAAAAGAAAACTCCTCCGAGACACGACGTGATCTACCTTATTCCAAATGATGACGACGTGGTCAGTGGTGCGGACGTGGATCAATGGGTCAACCCGATAGACGTGCGGCAAATAGCCGGAGCCAAGCGAACATGA
- a CDS encoding universal stress protein, whose protein sequence is MPNQGKIKRILVAIDNSGYKDRIIGLAFDLASSLNAELYAIHVIDRASMGAVGDLIGYYRGGKVEVYQEELKKQGEKLLDEVKAPAEHLGIKVTSEVVVASSVAGTLIDYARDHNIDLILIGTKGITGMQRFLMGSVANNVIANAHCPVLAVR, encoded by the coding sequence ATGCCTAATCAAGGAAAGATAAAGCGAATACTCGTTGCTATCGATAATTCAGGATATAAGGACAGAATAATCGGCCTTGCCTTTGATTTGGCGTCATCGCTTAACGCGGAGCTGTATGCGATTCATGTGATTGACAGGGCTTCAATGGGTGCAGTAGGAGATCTAATCGGATACTATCGAGGTGGCAAGGTCGAAGTGTACCAGGAAGAGCTAAAGAAGCAGGGAGAGAAACTCTTGGATGAGGTCAAGGCGCCTGCCGAACATCTTGGGATAAAGGTCACTTCCGAGGTAGTCGTCGCTTCATCAGTGGCCGGAACTCTCATTGACTACGCCAGGGATCACAACATTGACCTTATATTGATTGGAACCAAAGGTATTACCGGAATGCAGAGGTTCCTTATGGGCAGTGTCGCCAACAATGTGATAGCAAACGCACATTGCCCAGTGCTTGCAGTGCGGTGA